aacaagcaccaccggcttgcaactcgatcacctagtgccactcgatgcaacctcacgatgcaatcgcactagaatcgctcactcacacaatcgaatgatcactatcaagtatgtgtgtgatggagggctcccaagcactcacaagcatggacactaagtcccttgaggtgctcaacaccagccatggccgagggccacttctatttatagccccaagggctaaactagccgttactccttcactgggcaacggtcgggacgaccggacgctccggtcgtgttgaccggacgctggacctcagcgtccggtcgcccacagacgaccacgtgtcccggttccaacggtcacttgacctgaccggacgctccagcttcaactgaccggacgctgaaccccagcgtccggtcgtttccagtaagctcccgagcatgaccggacgcgtccggtcgaacgcgatcggacgcagccagcgtccggtcacactccagcgactgctacactccacgtcagcgcgaccggacgcagcctgccagcgtccggtgcattcagatccagcgtccggtcagttgaccgacgccagcatcttctccattttcttcacccttgctcaagtttgctaaccacaagaatttgcatccggcacaatagaaaatagacattccattttcccgaaagcgccgaatcccgcctcgcaagctcggcgggagggagagagggacccaaacccatctcacccctgcaaacaccaccgcctttgtaaatgtgccaacaccatcaagtgtacaccaccatgtgtaagtgtgttagcattttcacaatcatttcccaaaggatgttagccactcaacttgccacgccactcgatcctagcgacaatgcaaagttagatcactcgagtggcactagatgaccgatatgcaaacaagtttgcccctcttgatagtacggccatctatcctaaacccggtcataaacttctctacacacctatgaccggtgaaatgaaatgccctaggttatacctttgccttgcgcattccattccatctcctccaatgtcaatgcaacacatgcaccaacacgatcaacaatgatatgatccactccatatcatcacatgatcatattggttcatcgatcttgactctacttgctcttcaccgttgccatcgtccatcggcgccaagtctcgctcaagcttcaccgccacgcggtccatcactccaaagccttcgacttgcccttcacgcttgcaaccggtccatcaagccaagtcttgtcttgatcttctccaccttgatcacacgactcaatgtcatgtctcatgtgcaataagctccttcatcatcacatgtgtgagctttgcaacatctccaagccattttcaccttcatggcatatgttgctcacacacatgtacctgtggactaatcacctgtgtatctcacataaacacaattagtccacctaagttgtcactcaattaccaaaactaaacaaggacctttcacacctGCTCCCCGGTCACCTGCGGGTCATAGATGCTGATGACGGCCTTGTCCCCGAGCAGGCCGTTGCAGACGTCGATGGTGGGCGTCTCGCGGGTGTCCCCCATGTCCTTCTTGAAGGCGAACCCGAGCACAGCTATCTTCTTGCCGGCGACGGTGTTGAACATGGAGGAGACGACGCGGTTGATGAAGCAGCTCTTCTGGTGGTCGTTGATGCGGATGACCTCCCGCCAGTAGGCGGCCACCTCGGGGAGGCCGTAGCACTCGCAGATGTAGACGAGGTTGAGGATGTCCTTCTGGAAGCAGGAGCCGCGGAAGCCGACGCTGGCGGAGAGGAAGCGCGGGCCGATGCGGGCGTCCCTCCCCACGGAGTGCGCCACCTCGGTGACGTCGGCGCCCGTGGCCTCGTAGAGCGCGGAGATGGCATTGACGGAGGAGATGCGCTGCGCCAGGAAGGCGTTGGCGGCGAGCTTGGACAGCTCGGCGGACCACAGGTTGGTGGTGATGATGTGGTCCGGCGGAACCCACTGCGGCAGCGTGACTGCACCAGCACGGGCAGCCGGCCGCTCGCACGCCCGTGTACGTGGCCGCGGCAGCGGCACCTGCTCGCGTGCCCACGACATGTTTGACGAAATGAAGGGTCAATTGCTTTAATGGACAAGTCAGCAGCCACATCAGCATAAAAAGTCTACATGGAGATATATGGATCTAAATGATCCggatacaaagtttatggacccaaaaagccactttgaaaATTGATGGATCTAACtgaaacctcctcacaagttaatggatctctggtgcatttaactctttgagAAACAAGCACAATACTAATATACTTTGTTTTTGTAAAGCATATATAAGTTCATTGATCCGGACGATACAACGTAATAAGTTTAAGGAACTAAATTGGTGAGTTGCGAGTTTACGGACCAGGATGACACAACAGAACAAGTCTGAGAACTTAAACGAGTGATTTGCAAATTTAGAGACCGATGAGACACGGTCCAACAAGTTTGAAGATCACCAATAAACTTTACTTTGCCGGCTCCTTAGGCTCATGCCCCATTGTCTACAAATCCAACCACGTAGTTTTTCTAATAAAACATTTATTCACCTGGGCTTGATTAGTTCCTTGATTAGAATCGTGTTACATTATAAGTTATGCCACATAAGCTTAACTTGGACAAGGCTACACAATTTGTTGATGTACAATGTTATACATGTGATTGCTTGCTTGCATAAGTACGGAAATGTGCCTTGGGCTGCACAGTGGGGTGCAGTGGTAGACTGCATAGCTGGATAGACATGATGATGTGGTCAAATTGTGGGATGTAGTTTGAGATTgctttgaggagagtgctttGCATAAAGACTAGTGCAAGTAATCAAACATGAGTGAATTACGTTATGGGGTCTGAAGAAGTGTGTGTTTGGTTGCACCCAAATTTACCCTAATCCACGTAGATTGCGAGAGATTAGAGTGAAAAATTAAAAGGATTAGAGTCCAACCAAATAAGACCTAACTATATTTCTCCATGGGTTGTATCGCACACATTATATGAATGCCATGTAAAATTATTACATATAGAAAGGTAAAAATGAGAGAAAAAATGTATATTCCTAGATACAACTTGACCTTGATATCATGTACCACCTATAAGCATGTACATAGATACAACATATACGATAATATATAATAATCATATGCATTGAACTGAGTTGCGGTTTAAATAAAAAGAGTAACATGATATAATACATTAATCATTGTATGAGGTATTCTAATCCATCTATATCTATTAAGATCTACTCCAATTCATATGGGTTAGGAGGAATTGTTTCACTTGTACGGGATGTTAACttcaaagatattttatagagaagTGTTGGTAAAAGGAATCGCAGGCTATATAGAAAATGTTGTAGGTAGGAATCACAACACTTTACCTCGAAACACACAAACAAATGGAGAAAGCCTAAGCATCCATGATATCCGAGGTGAGCCGGAAGAGCGAATTCCACGTGTCACTCCACTCCTCAATAATTCCATCCATTATTAGGTTCACTTTCGCAAAAGTTAGTTGCTGCCGTGCACCAGGATAAGACGAAGTGTACATAATTTATAATAatgactaggtagcgtgcccgtacaTTGCTTACGTTGCTACAGGACAGCTAAACTTTGGTAATAGAAACACATGGATCACACGataagtgacatttaattcaaaaggcaaagttcatgaaattaacagtcacagagagcgcgacgtcgcaAGCTCACAAATTCTATTGTATAGAGATTTCCATGAtgtggctaagataatgttttatatcggcaggaagaaatctccgatatctatttctttcgtgcgccaataaattcATGAATAAGTTCCGTCGCATCTCCGTACCATCTTGcatacaggttcgagtatatatgtaaatattagtgcctgtcacatggatAGTACTACGTGTCTTAAAAATTCTCTCACAAAATCTCCATACCAAAGtttgagtatatatgtaaatattatcATCGTATGGCAGCGGCACGGCCTCCCCATgtcggacggcggcggcggtggagctgGAGTCGAGCGGTGCGGCGTCACAGCATCGAACGGCGGTGGCGCTGTGACCTGGGAGCGATGCTTCAACTAATGTAGCGCCTAACGTTTAAGTAATAAGGTCTACCTAAGAAAATGTATGAAGTACATATTTCTAAAAATAAACCATCCTCCTCCATAATCGTACTTTTAAAACCCCCATTCTTACCTCATCTTTGCAATACTTGGCACAATCATGAATTTATAATCCATCTAACCAAAACTTAATTACACCAGCACAAATTGGTATTAGTACCCATTCATTGTATTATGCACCTAGCATCTTCAATGGTCTACGTTTTGCCAAGCATATAAGGGGTTGCATCAACCGATTTCTCACATCCAAAATCATGATGAGCATCATCAGCCATGTATCGATAATGGAATGCATACTTGATGCTTGTAGGACAAGAGAAAGGAAATGCAAATTTCTCTAGACACGGAGCCATTTTTGTAGCATAGCATTACCATATAACCATCAGATTCAATAAGGTTAGGGAACACATGCCCTTCAAGGCTTAGTTTAGCTTCTGCTATTATCCCAACTACTTACAAAAATAAATAGAGGACCAATTACATACAACCATCTGGTAAACATGCCAAGTAACCAAATAAATGTTGAGCCTGTCTTCTCAACTTCCTGTGTTGCTAGTACCAAGGATAGTTTTAGACTTCCAGTGCTGTATATGTTACCAGTGAGAGGTATTCCATCTTCCTGAAGCTCCTCAGCgtcagtgatgaggacatgacacccatgcatatgaccatgtttggtgcatggcatggaggggtaggaggccagcaagggtgtccaagtcaagaaggaggtccgaggctaattcagctcgagtccccgaggtggaggcccaaagcaactcaagttcgagtttgtctcgggttccaggaccagtctaccttaaactagtcacccaggacgcatccggactctgttttcgacgatccacatatggttggaaagctaatttgataaggaagccaatccaagtggtttcacatcaaaagacctttggaatcaatgggaatcatcgaaataagtcagcgtccagaatctgccagggtgctgcgacgccgtctt
The nucleotide sequence above comes from Miscanthus floridulus cultivar M001 chromosome 18, ASM1932011v1, whole genome shotgun sequence. Encoded proteins:
- the LOC136524161 gene encoding UDP-glucose 6-dehydrogenase 2-like, which encodes MSWAREQVPLPRPRTRACERPAARAGAVTLPQWVPPDHIITTNLWSAELSKLAANAFLAQRISSVNAISALYEATGADVTEVAHSVGRDARIGPRFLSASVGFRGSCFQKDILNLVYICECYGLPEVAAYWREVIRINDHQKSCFINRVVSSMFNTVAGKKIAVLGFAFKKDMGDTRETPTIDVCNGLLGDKAVISIYDPQVTGEQVSRDLAMNKFDWDHPRHLQPLSATDLAKQVAVAPDAYEAVSDAHAICILTEWDEFRTLDYKRMFDAMHKPAFIFDGRNVVDPAKLREIGFVVYAIGKPLDDWLRLS